The following proteins are co-located in the Castanea sativa cultivar Marrone di Chiusa Pesio chromosome 8, ASM4071231v1 genome:
- the LOC142607569 gene encoding uncharacterized protein LOC142607569 codes for MRKSLTRKPVGSVHQLKDRIDEYKRVEEDQQQGKGKAKVIPQEQKEFRSDRYNSSRPRRDFAGHPGSAAAQMEQRHTTEDCKTLWSHLEQLVKAGKLKQFLYQPNGQGGQVGLGAQRDAFARSPLGTISVILAAPGRTGSQPSKVMSLVRPSTEGSSPDPKRIRMEPHDDALVVTLGIGGYDVKRVLVNQGTRAEIMYPNLFKGLKLRSKDLTCYNSPLIRFDRKNVFSKGQIRLPIQTRTEVVEVNFIVADAYSPYTAI; via the exons ATGAGAAAATCTCTGACAAGGAAGCCTGTTGGGAGCGTGCACCAGCTCAAGGATCGTATCGATGAGTACAAGCGGGTCGAGGAGGatcaacagcaaggaaagggaaaggctAAGGTGATCCCCCAAGAGCAAAAGGAATTCAGGTCGGATAGGTACAATAGCAGTCGACCTCGGAGAGATTTTGCCGGGCACCCCGGCTCGGCTGCCGCCCAGATG GAACAAAGGCACACTACCGAGGATTGCAAGACTTTGTGGAGCCATCTAGAGCAATTAGTCAAGGcgggaaagttgaagcaattcCTATATCAACCCAACGGACAGGGTGGTCAGGTAGGGTTGGGGGCTCAGAGAGATGCTTTTGCAAGATCACCTCTAGGTACAATTAGTGTCATTCTTGCTGCTCCGGGGAGGACTGGTTCCCAGCCATCTAAAGTGATGTCTTTAGTTCGGCCATCTACAGAGGGCTCGTCCCCTGATCCAAAGAGGATTAGAATGGAG ccacatgatgatgccctgGTGGTTACCCTCGGGATAGGTGGGTACGATGTGAAGAGAGTGTTGGTAAATCAAGGCACCAGAGCAGAGATCATGTACCCTAACCTATTTAAGGGGTTGAAGCTGAGGTCTAAGGACCTGACCTGCTATAATTCCCCTCTAATAAGGTTTGACCGGAAGAATGTCTTTTCTAAAGGCCAAATCCGACTACCCATTCAGACAAGGACAGAGGTCGTGGAGGTGAACTTCATCGTGGCAGATGCCTACTCCCCTTACACTGctatttga
- the LOC142607907 gene encoding uncharacterized protein LOC142607907 isoform X2, translated as MSSGTEETAMASLGMKKRSRSQSQSPMIMTTSAVSSLDSSASQLHTHENVYSSRKIINNNSKLDVPKNNKKKSVQKEEECFVIEKRKSNNRPRRGGKNRVVVLSPYFANQQRLTTTTTMGDERIINKSNEIDLGFVDVQGFDGNVKGRRKDTQQDLEDKDYKMESDSQITSPLEGSLQNEILRLEDLLSQCTYKTKDGQYDEEQEKKFSFPFELTNNSSFLPDDGGRNLAVEVENEAVMVPSIYANLKEDQLQQTGLEIGKLSHSKRRRRNEKQQAIARVDIRKVSPYFANEERPKVEETIRNKNTVISKHSRTSRDIIAKNHDKIRKTKNEFSSLGSLDAHSFSTAGNSGNGNVLLTTGDAAAFVENFRGDGDPKKMRMDKKGGKRKDDRISKECTKSNEILGFEKAVLIDEDAGLTEGFDGNAKGRRKDSRLYTRDFHKMVVKEEREMEDEEPKMELDYKIKRRTSPFEGSSQNEDLKLEDVLSQYTYRSHDMTKNGKNGQHDEEQEKKCSEKLCFPFELTNNSSVLPDDGGRNLAGKVEKEAVTLPSIHTNLKEELVLQNGLEIGKVSHSKWRRRNEKQQAIAHVEIRKVSPYFWRSTGQVVRKDGDGTKKMKPPRRCARTHATSVRVSPYFQKISKEEENEDGRLLEGSNGCKKPVAIKTVLSSSEKLDDAYRRKSPDNMWKPPRTTPGLLQERHAHDPWRVLVICMLLNRTTGFQARRVISNLFTLCPDAKTATEVAKEEIEKIIKTLGLQKKRALMIQRLSREYLGESWTHVTQLHGVADAYAIFCTGKWDQVRPNDHMLNHYWKFLKDRERKRGLI; from the exons ATGTCGTCGGGAACAGAAGAAACGGCGATGGCGTCGTTGGGTATGAAGAAAAGGTCTCGGTCTCAGTCTCAGTCTCCGATGATCATGACAACCTCCGCCGTAAGTTCTCTCGATTCCTCTGCATCTCAATTACATACACATGAGAATGTTTATTCTTCTAGgaaaatcatcaacaacaatAGTAAACTTGATGTTCCAAAGAATAACAAGAAGAAGAGTGtacagaaagaagaagagtgcTTTGttattgagaaaagaaaatcgAATAATAGACCTAGACGAGGAGGTAAGAATAGGGTTGTGGTGCTTTCCCCTTATTTTGCTAATCAACAGCgactcaccaccaccaccaccatgggTGATGAACGAATCATTAACAAGTCGAATGAGATTGATCTGGGTTTTGTGGATGTTCAAGGTTTTGATGGTAATGTCAAGGGGAGACGAAAGGATACGCAGCAGGATTTGGAGGATAAAGATTATAAAATGGAGTCCGACTCCCAAATAACCAGTCCACTCGAGGGAAGTTTACAAAATGAGATTTTAAGGCTTGAAGATCTCCTCTCACAATGCACTTACAAGACAAAGGATGGCCAGTATGATGAGGAGCAGGAGAAGAAATTTAGTTTCCCATTTGAGTTAACAAACAATTCATCCTTTTTACCTGATGATGGTGGCAGGAACTTAGCTGTGGAGGTTGAGAACGAGGCTGTTATGGTACCAAGCATTTATGCAAACTTGAAAGAAGACCAATTGCAGCAAACTGGGTTAGAAATTGGAAAGCTTTCTCATTCCAAGCGCAggagaagaaatgaaaaacagcAAGCAATAGCTCGTGTTGATATTCGAAAGGTCTCCCCTTACTTTGCAAATGAAGAGAGACCCAAGGTTGAGGAGACCATTCGCAACAAAAACACTGTAATATCAAAGCATAGTAGAACAAGCAGGGACATAATTGCGAAGAATCATGATAagataagaaaaacaaaaaacgaaTTTTCATCGCTAGGATCATTGGATGCTCATTCCTTTAGTACTGCTGGCAATTCCGGCAATGGAAATGTATTATTAACTACTGGAGATGCTGCTGCTTTTGTTGAGAATTTTAGAGGTGATGGTGACCCAAAGAAGATGAGGATGGATAAGAAGGGGGGGAAGAGAAAGGATGATAGAATTAGCAAGGAGTGTACCAAGTCTAATGAGATATTGGGGTTTGAGAAAGCCGTTTTAATAGATGAGGATGCAGGTTTAACTGAAGGTTTTGATGGTAATGCCAAGGGGAGAAGAAAGGATAGCAGGCTTTACACGCGGGATTTTCACAAAATGGTAGTTAAAGAGGAGAGGGAGATGGAGGATGAAGAGCCAAAAATGGAGTTAGATTACAAAATAAAACGTAGGACTAGTCCATTTGAGGGAAGTTCACAAAATGAGGATTTGAAGCTTGAGGATGTTCTGTCACAATACACTTACAGGAGTCATGATATGACAAAGAACGGAAAGAATGGCCAGCATGATGAGGAGCAAGAGAAAAAATGTAGCGAGAAACTTTGTTTCCCGTTTGAGTTGACAAACAATTCATCCGTTCTACCTGATGATGGTGGCAGGAACTTGGCTGGGAAGGTTGAGAAGGAGGCTGTTACATTGCCAAGCATTCACACGAACTTGAAAGAAGAGCTAGTGCTACAAAATGGGTTAGAAATTGGAAAGGTTTCTCATTCCAAGTGGAggagaagaaatgaaaaacagcAAGCAATAGCTCATGTTGAAATTCGAAAGGTCTCCCCTTACTTTTGGAGGTCAACGGGACAGGTGGTAAGAAAAGATGGTGATggtacaaaaaaaatgaaaccaccAAGACGTTGTGCAAGAACTCATGCCACTTCTGTGAGGGTCTCACCCTACTTCCAAAAGatatccaaagaagaagaaaatgaagatgGCCGTTTGTTGGAAGGTAGCAATGGATGTAAAAAACCTGTTGCAATTAAGActgttctttcttcttctgaGAAGCTAGACGATGCATACCGAAGAAAAAGTCCAGATAACATGTGGAAGCCTCCGCGCACCACACCTGGTCTACTCCAAGAGCGTCATGCCCATGATCCTTGGAGGGTATTGGTGATATGTATGCTCCTAAATCGGACAACTGGTTTTCAG GCTAGAAGGGTTATATCGAATCTCTTTACACTTTGTCCTGATGCAAAAACAGCAACTGAGGTTGCCAAAGAGGAAATAGAAAAGATTATAAAAACTCTAGGTCTACAAAAGAAGAGGGCTTTGATGATACAACGCTTGTCTCGGGAGTATTTGGGGGAAAGCTGGACCCATGTGACTCAGCTGCATGGTGTTG CTGATGCGTACGCAATATTTTGTACAGGAAAGTGGGACCAGGTAAGGCCTAATGATCACATGCTAAATCATTACTGGAAATTTCtcaaagatagagagagaaagagaggactGATCTGA
- the LOC142607907 gene encoding uncharacterized protein LOC142607907 isoform X1 encodes MSSGTEETAMASLGMKKRSRSQSQSPMIMTTSAVSSLDSSASQLHTHENVYSSRKIINNNSKLDVPKNNKKKSVQKEEECFVIEKRKSNNRPRRGGKNRVVVLSPYFANQQRLTTTTTMGDERIINKSNEIDLGFVDVQGFDGNVKGRRKDTQQDLEDKDYKMESDSQITSPLEGSLQNEILRLEDLLSQCTYKTKDGQYDEEQEKKFSFPFELTNNSSFLPDDGGRNLAVEVENEAVMVPSIYANLKEDQLQQTGLEIGKLSHSKRRRRNEKQQAIARVDIRKVSPYFANEERPKVEETIRNKNTVISKHSRTSRDIIAKNHDKIRKTKNEFSSLGSLDAHSFSTAGNSGNGNVLLTTGDAAAFVENFRGDGDPKKMRMDKKGGKRKDDRISKECTKSNEILGFEKAVLIDEDAGLTEGFDGNAKGRRKDSRLYTRDFHKMVVKEEREMEDEEPKMELDYKIKRRTSPFEGSSQNEDLKLEDVLSQYTYRSHDMTKNGKNGQHDEEQEKKCSEKLCFPFELTNNSSVLPDDGGRNLAGKVEKEAVTLPSIHTNLKEELVLQNGLEIGKVSHSKWRRRNEKQQAIAHVEIRKVSPYFWRSTGQVVRKDGDGTKKMKPPRRCARTHATSVRVSPYFQKISKEEENEDGRLLEGSNGCKKPVAIKTVLSSSEKLDDAYRRKSPDNMWKPPRTTPGLLQERHAHDPWRVLVICMLLNRTTGFQARRVISNLFTLCPDAKTATEVAKEEIEKIIKTLGLQKKRALMIQRLSREYLGESWTHVTQLHGVGKYAADAYAIFCTGKWDQVRPNDHMLNHYWKFLKDRERKRGLI; translated from the exons ATGTCGTCGGGAACAGAAGAAACGGCGATGGCGTCGTTGGGTATGAAGAAAAGGTCTCGGTCTCAGTCTCAGTCTCCGATGATCATGACAACCTCCGCCGTAAGTTCTCTCGATTCCTCTGCATCTCAATTACATACACATGAGAATGTTTATTCTTCTAGgaaaatcatcaacaacaatAGTAAACTTGATGTTCCAAAGAATAACAAGAAGAAGAGTGtacagaaagaagaagagtgcTTTGttattgagaaaagaaaatcgAATAATAGACCTAGACGAGGAGGTAAGAATAGGGTTGTGGTGCTTTCCCCTTATTTTGCTAATCAACAGCgactcaccaccaccaccaccatgggTGATGAACGAATCATTAACAAGTCGAATGAGATTGATCTGGGTTTTGTGGATGTTCAAGGTTTTGATGGTAATGTCAAGGGGAGACGAAAGGATACGCAGCAGGATTTGGAGGATAAAGATTATAAAATGGAGTCCGACTCCCAAATAACCAGTCCACTCGAGGGAAGTTTACAAAATGAGATTTTAAGGCTTGAAGATCTCCTCTCACAATGCACTTACAAGACAAAGGATGGCCAGTATGATGAGGAGCAGGAGAAGAAATTTAGTTTCCCATTTGAGTTAACAAACAATTCATCCTTTTTACCTGATGATGGTGGCAGGAACTTAGCTGTGGAGGTTGAGAACGAGGCTGTTATGGTACCAAGCATTTATGCAAACTTGAAAGAAGACCAATTGCAGCAAACTGGGTTAGAAATTGGAAAGCTTTCTCATTCCAAGCGCAggagaagaaatgaaaaacagcAAGCAATAGCTCGTGTTGATATTCGAAAGGTCTCCCCTTACTTTGCAAATGAAGAGAGACCCAAGGTTGAGGAGACCATTCGCAACAAAAACACTGTAATATCAAAGCATAGTAGAACAAGCAGGGACATAATTGCGAAGAATCATGATAagataagaaaaacaaaaaacgaaTTTTCATCGCTAGGATCATTGGATGCTCATTCCTTTAGTACTGCTGGCAATTCCGGCAATGGAAATGTATTATTAACTACTGGAGATGCTGCTGCTTTTGTTGAGAATTTTAGAGGTGATGGTGACCCAAAGAAGATGAGGATGGATAAGAAGGGGGGGAAGAGAAAGGATGATAGAATTAGCAAGGAGTGTACCAAGTCTAATGAGATATTGGGGTTTGAGAAAGCCGTTTTAATAGATGAGGATGCAGGTTTAACTGAAGGTTTTGATGGTAATGCCAAGGGGAGAAGAAAGGATAGCAGGCTTTACACGCGGGATTTTCACAAAATGGTAGTTAAAGAGGAGAGGGAGATGGAGGATGAAGAGCCAAAAATGGAGTTAGATTACAAAATAAAACGTAGGACTAGTCCATTTGAGGGAAGTTCACAAAATGAGGATTTGAAGCTTGAGGATGTTCTGTCACAATACACTTACAGGAGTCATGATATGACAAAGAACGGAAAGAATGGCCAGCATGATGAGGAGCAAGAGAAAAAATGTAGCGAGAAACTTTGTTTCCCGTTTGAGTTGACAAACAATTCATCCGTTCTACCTGATGATGGTGGCAGGAACTTGGCTGGGAAGGTTGAGAAGGAGGCTGTTACATTGCCAAGCATTCACACGAACTTGAAAGAAGAGCTAGTGCTACAAAATGGGTTAGAAATTGGAAAGGTTTCTCATTCCAAGTGGAggagaagaaatgaaaaacagcAAGCAATAGCTCATGTTGAAATTCGAAAGGTCTCCCCTTACTTTTGGAGGTCAACGGGACAGGTGGTAAGAAAAGATGGTGATggtacaaaaaaaatgaaaccaccAAGACGTTGTGCAAGAACTCATGCCACTTCTGTGAGGGTCTCACCCTACTTCCAAAAGatatccaaagaagaagaaaatgaagatgGCCGTTTGTTGGAAGGTAGCAATGGATGTAAAAAACCTGTTGCAATTAAGActgttctttcttcttctgaGAAGCTAGACGATGCATACCGAAGAAAAAGTCCAGATAACATGTGGAAGCCTCCGCGCACCACACCTGGTCTACTCCAAGAGCGTCATGCCCATGATCCTTGGAGGGTATTGGTGATATGTATGCTCCTAAATCGGACAACTGGTTTTCAG GCTAGAAGGGTTATATCGAATCTCTTTACACTTTGTCCTGATGCAAAAACAGCAACTGAGGTTGCCAAAGAGGAAATAGAAAAGATTATAAAAACTCTAGGTCTACAAAAGAAGAGGGCTTTGATGATACAACGCTTGTCTCGGGAGTATTTGGGGGAAAGCTGGACCCATGTGACTCAGCTGCATGGTGTTGGCAA GTATGCAGCTGATGCGTACGCAATATTTTGTACAGGAAAGTGGGACCAGGTAAGGCCTAATGATCACATGCTAAATCATTACTGGAAATTTCtcaaagatagagagagaaagagaggactGATCTGA
- the LOC142607907 gene encoding uncharacterized protein LOC142607907 isoform X4, protein MSSGTEETAMASLGMKKRSRSQSQSPMIMTTSAVSSLDSSASQLHTHENVYSSRKIINNNSKLDVPKNNKKKSVQKEEECFVIEKRKSNNRPRRGGKNRVVVLSPYFANQQRLTTTTTMGDERIINKSNEIDLGFVDVQGFDGNVKGRRKDTQQDLEDKDYKMESDSQITSPLEGSLQNEILRLEDLLSQCTYKTKDGQYDEEQEKKFSFPFELTNNSSFLPDDGGRNLAVEVENEAVMVPSIYANLKEDQLQQTGLEIGKLSHSKRRRRNEKQQAIARVDIRKVSPYFANEERPKVEETIRNKNTVISKHSRTSRDIIAKNHDKIRKTKNEFSSLGSLDAHSFSTAGNSGNGNVLLTTGDAAAFVENFRGDGDPKKMRMDKKGGKRKDDRISKECTKSNEILGFEKAVLIDEDAGLTEGFDGNAKGRRKDSRLYTRDFHKMVVKEEREMEDEEPKMELDYKIKRRTSPFEGSSQNEDLKLEDVLSQYTYRSHDMTKNGKNGQHDEEQEKKCSEKLCFPFELTNNSSVLPDDGGRNLAGKVEKEAVTLPSIHTNLKEELVLQNGLEIGKVSHSKWRRRNEKQQAIAHVEIRKVSPYFWRSTGQVVRKDGDGTKKMKPPRRCARTHATSVRVSPYFQKISKEEENEDGRLLEGSNGCKKPVAIKTVLSSSEKLDDAYRRKSPDNMWKPPRTTPGLLQERHAHDPWRVLVICMLLNRTTGFQARRVISNLFTLCPDAKTATEVAKEEIEKIIKTLGLQKKRALMIQRLSREYLGESWTHVTQLHGVGKKVGPGKA, encoded by the exons ATGTCGTCGGGAACAGAAGAAACGGCGATGGCGTCGTTGGGTATGAAGAAAAGGTCTCGGTCTCAGTCTCAGTCTCCGATGATCATGACAACCTCCGCCGTAAGTTCTCTCGATTCCTCTGCATCTCAATTACATACACATGAGAATGTTTATTCTTCTAGgaaaatcatcaacaacaatAGTAAACTTGATGTTCCAAAGAATAACAAGAAGAAGAGTGtacagaaagaagaagagtgcTTTGttattgagaaaagaaaatcgAATAATAGACCTAGACGAGGAGGTAAGAATAGGGTTGTGGTGCTTTCCCCTTATTTTGCTAATCAACAGCgactcaccaccaccaccaccatgggTGATGAACGAATCATTAACAAGTCGAATGAGATTGATCTGGGTTTTGTGGATGTTCAAGGTTTTGATGGTAATGTCAAGGGGAGACGAAAGGATACGCAGCAGGATTTGGAGGATAAAGATTATAAAATGGAGTCCGACTCCCAAATAACCAGTCCACTCGAGGGAAGTTTACAAAATGAGATTTTAAGGCTTGAAGATCTCCTCTCACAATGCACTTACAAGACAAAGGATGGCCAGTATGATGAGGAGCAGGAGAAGAAATTTAGTTTCCCATTTGAGTTAACAAACAATTCATCCTTTTTACCTGATGATGGTGGCAGGAACTTAGCTGTGGAGGTTGAGAACGAGGCTGTTATGGTACCAAGCATTTATGCAAACTTGAAAGAAGACCAATTGCAGCAAACTGGGTTAGAAATTGGAAAGCTTTCTCATTCCAAGCGCAggagaagaaatgaaaaacagcAAGCAATAGCTCGTGTTGATATTCGAAAGGTCTCCCCTTACTTTGCAAATGAAGAGAGACCCAAGGTTGAGGAGACCATTCGCAACAAAAACACTGTAATATCAAAGCATAGTAGAACAAGCAGGGACATAATTGCGAAGAATCATGATAagataagaaaaacaaaaaacgaaTTTTCATCGCTAGGATCATTGGATGCTCATTCCTTTAGTACTGCTGGCAATTCCGGCAATGGAAATGTATTATTAACTACTGGAGATGCTGCTGCTTTTGTTGAGAATTTTAGAGGTGATGGTGACCCAAAGAAGATGAGGATGGATAAGAAGGGGGGGAAGAGAAAGGATGATAGAATTAGCAAGGAGTGTACCAAGTCTAATGAGATATTGGGGTTTGAGAAAGCCGTTTTAATAGATGAGGATGCAGGTTTAACTGAAGGTTTTGATGGTAATGCCAAGGGGAGAAGAAAGGATAGCAGGCTTTACACGCGGGATTTTCACAAAATGGTAGTTAAAGAGGAGAGGGAGATGGAGGATGAAGAGCCAAAAATGGAGTTAGATTACAAAATAAAACGTAGGACTAGTCCATTTGAGGGAAGTTCACAAAATGAGGATTTGAAGCTTGAGGATGTTCTGTCACAATACACTTACAGGAGTCATGATATGACAAAGAACGGAAAGAATGGCCAGCATGATGAGGAGCAAGAGAAAAAATGTAGCGAGAAACTTTGTTTCCCGTTTGAGTTGACAAACAATTCATCCGTTCTACCTGATGATGGTGGCAGGAACTTGGCTGGGAAGGTTGAGAAGGAGGCTGTTACATTGCCAAGCATTCACACGAACTTGAAAGAAGAGCTAGTGCTACAAAATGGGTTAGAAATTGGAAAGGTTTCTCATTCCAAGTGGAggagaagaaatgaaaaacagcAAGCAATAGCTCATGTTGAAATTCGAAAGGTCTCCCCTTACTTTTGGAGGTCAACGGGACAGGTGGTAAGAAAAGATGGTGATggtacaaaaaaaatgaaaccaccAAGACGTTGTGCAAGAACTCATGCCACTTCTGTGAGGGTCTCACCCTACTTCCAAAAGatatccaaagaagaagaaaatgaagatgGCCGTTTGTTGGAAGGTAGCAATGGATGTAAAAAACCTGTTGCAATTAAGActgttctttcttcttctgaGAAGCTAGACGATGCATACCGAAGAAAAAGTCCAGATAACATGTGGAAGCCTCCGCGCACCACACCTGGTCTACTCCAAGAGCGTCATGCCCATGATCCTTGGAGGGTATTGGTGATATGTATGCTCCTAAATCGGACAACTGGTTTTCAG GCTAGAAGGGTTATATCGAATCTCTTTACACTTTGTCCTGATGCAAAAACAGCAACTGAGGTTGCCAAAGAGGAAATAGAAAAGATTATAAAAACTCTAGGTCTACAAAAGAAGAGGGCTTTGATGATACAACGCTTGTCTCGGGAGTATTTGGGGGAAAGCTGGACCCATGTGACTCAGCTGCATGGTGTTGGCAA GAAAGTGGGACCAGGTAAGGCCTAA
- the LOC142607907 gene encoding uncharacterized protein LOC142607907 isoform X3, with protein sequence MSSGTEETAMASLGMKKRSRSQSQSPMIMTTSAVSSLDSSASQLHTHENVYSSRKIINNNSKLDVPKNNKKKSVQKEEECFVIEKRKSNNRPRRGGKNRVVVLSPYFANQQRLTTTTTMGDERIINKSNEIDLGFVDVQGFDGNVKGRRKDTQQDLEDKDYKMESDSQITSPLEGSLQNEILRLEDLLSQCTYKTKDGQYDEEQEKKFSFPFELTNNSSFLPDDGGRNLAVEVENEAVMVPSIYANLKEDQLQQTGLEIGKLSHSKRRRRNEKQQAIARVDIRKVSPYFANEERPKVEETIRNKNTVISKHSRTSRDIIAKNHDKIRKTKNEFSSLGSLDAHSFSTAGNSGNGNVLLTTGDAAAFVENFRGDGDPKKMRMDKKGGKRKDDRISKECTKSNEILGFEKAVLIDEDAGLTEGFDGNAKGRRKDSRLYTRDFHKMVVKEEREMEDEEPKMELDYKIKRRTSPFEGSSQNEDLKLEDVLSQYTYRSHDMTKNGKNGQHDEEQEKKCSEKLCFPFELTNNSSVLPDDGGRNLAGKVEKEAVTLPSIHTNLKEELVLQNGLEIGKVSHSKWRRRNEKQQAIAHVEIRKVSPYFWRSTGQVVRKDGDGTKKMKPPRRCARTHATSVRVSPYFQKISKEEENEDGRLLEGSNGCKKPVAIKTVLSSSEKLDDAYRRKSPDNMWKPPRTTPGLLQERHAHDPWRVLVICMLLNRTTGFQARRVISNLFTLCPDAKTATEVAKEEIEKIIKTLGLQKKRALMIQRLSREYLGESWTHVTQLHGVGMQLMRTQYFVQESGTR encoded by the exons ATGTCGTCGGGAACAGAAGAAACGGCGATGGCGTCGTTGGGTATGAAGAAAAGGTCTCGGTCTCAGTCTCAGTCTCCGATGATCATGACAACCTCCGCCGTAAGTTCTCTCGATTCCTCTGCATCTCAATTACATACACATGAGAATGTTTATTCTTCTAGgaaaatcatcaacaacaatAGTAAACTTGATGTTCCAAAGAATAACAAGAAGAAGAGTGtacagaaagaagaagagtgcTTTGttattgagaaaagaaaatcgAATAATAGACCTAGACGAGGAGGTAAGAATAGGGTTGTGGTGCTTTCCCCTTATTTTGCTAATCAACAGCgactcaccaccaccaccaccatgggTGATGAACGAATCATTAACAAGTCGAATGAGATTGATCTGGGTTTTGTGGATGTTCAAGGTTTTGATGGTAATGTCAAGGGGAGACGAAAGGATACGCAGCAGGATTTGGAGGATAAAGATTATAAAATGGAGTCCGACTCCCAAATAACCAGTCCACTCGAGGGAAGTTTACAAAATGAGATTTTAAGGCTTGAAGATCTCCTCTCACAATGCACTTACAAGACAAAGGATGGCCAGTATGATGAGGAGCAGGAGAAGAAATTTAGTTTCCCATTTGAGTTAACAAACAATTCATCCTTTTTACCTGATGATGGTGGCAGGAACTTAGCTGTGGAGGTTGAGAACGAGGCTGTTATGGTACCAAGCATTTATGCAAACTTGAAAGAAGACCAATTGCAGCAAACTGGGTTAGAAATTGGAAAGCTTTCTCATTCCAAGCGCAggagaagaaatgaaaaacagcAAGCAATAGCTCGTGTTGATATTCGAAAGGTCTCCCCTTACTTTGCAAATGAAGAGAGACCCAAGGTTGAGGAGACCATTCGCAACAAAAACACTGTAATATCAAAGCATAGTAGAACAAGCAGGGACATAATTGCGAAGAATCATGATAagataagaaaaacaaaaaacgaaTTTTCATCGCTAGGATCATTGGATGCTCATTCCTTTAGTACTGCTGGCAATTCCGGCAATGGAAATGTATTATTAACTACTGGAGATGCTGCTGCTTTTGTTGAGAATTTTAGAGGTGATGGTGACCCAAAGAAGATGAGGATGGATAAGAAGGGGGGGAAGAGAAAGGATGATAGAATTAGCAAGGAGTGTACCAAGTCTAATGAGATATTGGGGTTTGAGAAAGCCGTTTTAATAGATGAGGATGCAGGTTTAACTGAAGGTTTTGATGGTAATGCCAAGGGGAGAAGAAAGGATAGCAGGCTTTACACGCGGGATTTTCACAAAATGGTAGTTAAAGAGGAGAGGGAGATGGAGGATGAAGAGCCAAAAATGGAGTTAGATTACAAAATAAAACGTAGGACTAGTCCATTTGAGGGAAGTTCACAAAATGAGGATTTGAAGCTTGAGGATGTTCTGTCACAATACACTTACAGGAGTCATGATATGACAAAGAACGGAAAGAATGGCCAGCATGATGAGGAGCAAGAGAAAAAATGTAGCGAGAAACTTTGTTTCCCGTTTGAGTTGACAAACAATTCATCCGTTCTACCTGATGATGGTGGCAGGAACTTGGCTGGGAAGGTTGAGAAGGAGGCTGTTACATTGCCAAGCATTCACACGAACTTGAAAGAAGAGCTAGTGCTACAAAATGGGTTAGAAATTGGAAAGGTTTCTCATTCCAAGTGGAggagaagaaatgaaaaacagcAAGCAATAGCTCATGTTGAAATTCGAAAGGTCTCCCCTTACTTTTGGAGGTCAACGGGACAGGTGGTAAGAAAAGATGGTGATggtacaaaaaaaatgaaaccaccAAGACGTTGTGCAAGAACTCATGCCACTTCTGTGAGGGTCTCACCCTACTTCCAAAAGatatccaaagaagaagaaaatgaagatgGCCGTTTGTTGGAAGGTAGCAATGGATGTAAAAAACCTGTTGCAATTAAGActgttctttcttcttctgaGAAGCTAGACGATGCATACCGAAGAAAAAGTCCAGATAACATGTGGAAGCCTCCGCGCACCACACCTGGTCTACTCCAAGAGCGTCATGCCCATGATCCTTGGAGGGTATTGGTGATATGTATGCTCCTAAATCGGACAACTGGTTTTCAG GCTAGAAGGGTTATATCGAATCTCTTTACACTTTGTCCTGATGCAAAAACAGCAACTGAGGTTGCCAAAGAGGAAATAGAAAAGATTATAAAAACTCTAGGTCTACAAAAGAAGAGGGCTTTGATGATACAACGCTTGTCTCGGGAGTATTTGGGGGAAAGCTGGACCCATGTGACTCAGCTGCATGGTGTTG GTATGCAGCTGATGCGTACGCAATATTTTGTACAGGAAAGTGGGACCAGGTAA